A region from the Mercenaria mercenaria strain notata chromosome 7, MADL_Memer_1, whole genome shotgun sequence genome encodes:
- the LOC128558673 gene encoding uncharacterized protein LOC128558673: MYTHSRLTSESSNATNASGSTEQTDLSDETSDVECQRRNVHLSESVPLLIRSESEYAVRDLIRSEDFRKFFETEYADIVKFRKNYKSLRKSFLTLAVLNIILIICAVSVMSMSLRFGYGHVTSDKISLDAAMEELVLEKLDSPRAKAIIRQHASCDDCRHMNDKLEKCDTNIQKVWKSIDKLEDAVIALQPNGSNIKPGGFQRTAVEVNNQLININRKRSSLQLIGSFIRGQVEWKKDVSNGNIMAYNKNKGIHVMGGGTYFLYTKIKFSKNNCTGNELFEYDVMVDKGSTTAIVSNTKQGCPVHGSFDQTLYVQKLVEVPLRETATFYIRFKSDFLSGAFRTHVFGMIEM; the protein is encoded by the exons ATGTATACACATTCTCGACTCACAAGTGAGAGCTCAAATGCAACGAACGCATCTGGAAGTACAGAACAAACGGATTTATCTGATGAAACCTCAGATGTTGAGTGTCAGCGGAGAAATGTGCATCTTTCAGAGTCGGTGCCATTACTTATAAGAAGTGAAAGCGAATACGCAGTGCGGGACTTAATTCGAAGCGAAGATTTCAGGAAATTCTTTGAAACTGAATATGCTGATATTGTGAAATTTCGTAAGAATTACAAAAGTTTAAGGAAAAGTTTCTTGACTTTGGCAGTTTTGAACatcattttgattatttgtgcCGTGTCTGTCATGTCCATGTCACTACGTTTTGGATACGGCCATGTCACGTCAGACAAAATATCACTTGATGCTGCTATGGAAGAATTAGTGCTCGAGAAACTGGATTCCCCACGTGCAAAGGCAATAATACGGCAACACGCGTCCTGTGACGATTGTCGTCATATGAACGAT aaattagAAAAATGCGACACAAATATACAGAAAGTTTGGAAAA GTATTGATAAACTGGAAGATGCAGTGATCGCGTTGCAACCAAACGGATCCAACATCAAGCCGGGAGGTTTCCAGAGGACGGCAGTTGAAGTCAATAACCAGCTGATAAACATCAACAGGAAACGCTCTTCTTTGCAATTAATAGGAAGCT TTATAAGAGGTCAGGTTGAATGGAAGAAAGATGTATCAAATGGCAACATAATGgcatataacaaaaacaaaggaATTCATGTAATGGGCGGTGGGACATACTTTCTGTACACAAAGATTAAGTTTTCGAAAAACAATTGTACCGGAAATGA actGTTTGAGTATGATGTTATGGTTGATAAAGGAAGTACCACTGCTATTGTATCTAACACAAAGCAGGGCTGCCCAGTCCATGGCAGTTTTGACCAGACATTGTATGTTCAGAAGTTAGTAGAGGTACCGCTAAGAGAAACAGCAACATTTTACATACGATTTAAGTCTGATTTCTTGTCCGGTGCTTTTAGGACGCATGTGTTTGGTATGATTGAAATGTAG